The Mycolicibacterium boenickei genome has a segment encoding these proteins:
- a CDS encoding TIGR03364 family FAD-dependent oxidoreductase, with translation MGNHSYDVVVVGAGIVGLAHAYHAQQRGLSVAVVDHADGVVGASVQNFGHACITAQSGQALDYARNGRQHWLDLSRKAGFWSAESGTFCVARHDDELAVMDEFATARGTGEARLLSREQILERIPVVASGVTGGMYLPNDLQVDPRTAAPSIARWLESEGVDFHWRTAASEFEAGVVHTSRGPLRAGTTFVTVNYDVDRLFPALAERDGLLRCRLHMLRARLPLAFALPAPLFTGWSLLRYSGFEGLPSTGAVADRLRAEHPDYVAIDLHQMYTPQPDGSLLIGDTHYRDISAPPFQSEEGFAVLLEEARKLFGVKDIEVTERWQGVYTSAPDQEFLLEQPVEGTHVVTVTTGIGMTTSMGLAHASVGNALDRLVATV, from the coding sequence ATGGGAAATCACAGCTACGACGTCGTGGTGGTCGGCGCAGGCATCGTCGGCCTCGCGCACGCCTACCACGCGCAGCAGCGGGGACTGAGCGTCGCCGTTGTCGATCACGCCGACGGTGTCGTCGGTGCCTCGGTCCAGAACTTCGGCCACGCCTGCATCACCGCGCAGTCCGGTCAAGCGCTCGACTATGCCCGCAACGGCCGTCAGCACTGGCTCGACCTGTCTCGCAAGGCCGGGTTCTGGTCGGCCGAGTCCGGCACCTTCTGCGTCGCGCGTCACGACGACGAACTTGCGGTGATGGACGAGTTCGCCACCGCCCGCGGGACAGGTGAGGCGCGGTTGCTCAGCCGCGAGCAGATCCTCGAGCGGATCCCCGTGGTCGCGTCCGGGGTCACCGGCGGCATGTACCTGCCGAACGACCTACAGGTCGATCCGCGGACGGCCGCTCCGTCGATCGCGCGGTGGCTCGAATCCGAAGGCGTCGACTTCCATTGGCGTACCGCGGCTTCCGAGTTCGAGGCCGGTGTGGTGCACACCTCGCGCGGACCGCTGCGTGCGGGTACGACGTTCGTCACCGTCAACTACGACGTCGACCGGCTGTTCCCCGCGCTGGCCGAACGCGACGGCCTGCTGCGGTGCCGGCTGCACATGCTGCGTGCCCGGCTGCCGCTGGCCTTCGCCCTGCCTGCGCCCCTGTTCACCGGGTGGTCGCTGCTGAGGTACTCGGGATTCGAGGGGCTCCCGAGTACCGGCGCGGTCGCCGACCGGTTGCGGGCGGAGCATCCCGACTACGTCGCGATCGACCTGCACCAGATGTACACCCCGCAGCCCGACGGCTCACTGCTGATCGGCGACACCCACTACCGCGACATCTCCGCGCCGCCGTTCCAGTCCGAAGAGGGCTTCGCCGTCCTCCTCGAAGAGGCCCGGAAACTGTTCGGGGTCAAGGATATCGAGGTCACCGAGCGCTGGCAGGGCGTGTACACCTCCGCGCCCGACCAGGAGTTCCTGCTCGAACAGCCCGTCGAGGGCACCCATGTCGTCACCGTCACCACCGGTATCGGCATGACCACCAGCATGGGCCTGGCCCACGCCAGCGTCGGCAACGCGCTGGACCGACTCGTCGCCACCGTCTGA
- a CDS encoding alkyl/aryl-sulfatase — MEQKPPAAVIEAAHRAHLTSLPFGDTRDFEDTDRGFIAALEPCVVRAADGTVVWDNDAYAFLEGDAPTSVHPSLWRQSQLCAKQGLYEVVPGIYQVRGLDISNISFIEGDTGVIVIDPLISTEVAAAAFGLYREHRGDRPVVAVIYTHSHGDHFGGVLGVTNQADVDAGKVAVLAPEGFVEHAVQENVYAGTAMTRRATYMYGTQLDRGPHGQVGCGLGQNTSTGEVALIVPTVDIRRTGETHTIDGVEIEFQMAPGTEAPAEMHFYFPKFRALCMAENATHNLHNLLTLRGALVRDPHGWAGYLTEAIDTFADRADVVFASHHWPTWGRERIVEFLSLQRDLYAYLHDQTLRQLNRGYTGVEIAEQFQLPPALESAWHAHGYYGSVNHNVKAIYQRYMGWFDGNPGRLWPHPPEALAPRYVEAMGGVDRVVELARKAFDEGDFRWAATLLDHVMFTDADHAAARALYADTFEQLAYGAENATWRNFFLSGATELRVGKFGTAGQLAAPTMLAQLSPEQMFDVLAISINGPRAWDLDLAIDVTFLDTAVNYRLTLRNGVLVYRKAAADEGSARATVKLANKLRLLAFAAGDATSPGLEVTGDPEALPALLAALDRPDPNFDIVTP, encoded by the coding sequence ATGGAGCAGAAGCCGCCCGCGGCCGTCATCGAGGCCGCCCATCGCGCACACCTGACGAGCCTGCCCTTCGGGGACACCAGAGATTTCGAGGACACCGACCGCGGCTTCATCGCCGCGCTGGAACCGTGTGTGGTGCGGGCCGCTGACGGAACCGTGGTGTGGGACAACGACGCCTATGCCTTCCTCGAGGGGGATGCGCCGACATCGGTACACCCCAGCCTGTGGCGCCAGTCGCAGCTGTGCGCCAAACAGGGGCTCTACGAGGTGGTTCCGGGCATCTATCAGGTGCGCGGGCTGGACATCTCGAACATCAGCTTCATCGAGGGCGACACCGGTGTCATCGTCATCGACCCGTTGATCTCCACCGAGGTGGCCGCGGCGGCCTTCGGCCTGTACCGCGAGCACCGCGGGGACCGGCCGGTCGTCGCGGTCATCTACACCCACAGCCACGGCGACCACTTCGGCGGAGTCCTCGGCGTCACCAACCAGGCCGACGTCGACGCAGGCAAGGTGGCGGTGCTGGCACCCGAGGGCTTCGTCGAACACGCGGTGCAGGAGAACGTCTACGCCGGCACCGCGATGACCCGTCGCGCCACCTACATGTACGGCACGCAACTCGACCGCGGCCCGCATGGGCAGGTGGGCTGTGGCCTCGGCCAGAACACGTCCACGGGTGAGGTGGCGCTGATCGTGCCGACGGTCGACATCCGCCGTACCGGCGAGACGCACACCATCGACGGCGTCGAGATCGAGTTCCAGATGGCGCCCGGCACCGAGGCGCCCGCCGAGATGCACTTCTACTTCCCCAAGTTCCGCGCGCTGTGTATGGCGGAGAACGCCACGCACAACCTGCACAACCTGTTGACCCTGCGCGGTGCGCTGGTGCGTGATCCGCACGGCTGGGCGGGGTACCTCACCGAGGCCATCGACACCTTCGCCGACCGCGCCGACGTGGTTTTCGCCTCGCATCACTGGCCGACGTGGGGACGCGAGCGGATCGTGGAATTCCTGTCACTGCAACGGGATCTGTACGCCTACCTGCATGACCAGACGTTGCGCCAGCTGAACCGGGGCTATACCGGGGTCGAGATCGCCGAGCAGTTCCAGCTGCCGCCCGCGCTGGAGAGCGCCTGGCATGCCCACGGGTACTACGGCTCGGTCAACCACAACGTCAAGGCGATCTACCAGCGCTACATGGGCTGGTTCGACGGCAACCCGGGCCGGTTGTGGCCGCACCCGCCCGAAGCTTTGGCGCCCCGCTACGTCGAGGCGATGGGCGGAGTGGACCGGGTCGTCGAGCTGGCCCGCAAGGCCTTCGACGAGGGAGATTTCCGCTGGGCGGCAACGCTTCTCGATCACGTGATGTTCACCGACGCCGATCACGCCGCGGCCCGGGCGCTCTATGCCGACACCTTCGAACAGCTCGCGTACGGGGCGGAGAACGCCACGTGGCGCAACTTCTTCCTGTCCGGTGCGACAGAACTGCGGGTGGGCAAGTTCGGTACCGCCGGTCAGCTGGCCGCTCCGACGATGCTGGCCCAGCTGAGCCCCGAGCAGATGTTCGACGTCCTCGCGATCAGCATCAACGGGCCGCGGGCCTGGGATCTCGACCTGGCCATCGACGTGACCTTCCTCGATACCGCCGTCAACTACCGGCTCACGCTGCGCAACGGAGTGCTGGTCTACCGCAAGGCCGCAGCTGACGAGGGGAGTGCGCGCGCCACCGTCAAGCTGGCGAACAAGCTGCGACTGCTGGCCTTCGCGGCGGGAGACGCGACCTCACCGGGCTTGGAGGTCACCGGTGACCCCGAGGCCCTGCCGGCCCTGCTGGCGGCATTGGACCGGCCCGATCCGAACTTCGACATCGTCACGCCGTGA
- a CDS encoding NAD(P)-dependent oxidoreductase: MTTTVSVLGLGPMGQALAGALVAANIPTTVWNRTPAKADTLLARGALWADTPAAAVAAGDLILVNVVDQAAADAVLEVAGDAVAGRVVVGLSSDVPDSAQRTEELVTARGGRYLDGAIMTPTDTIGTASASILFAGPRELFDTHRPVFDALASVSWVGEDIGRAAAFDMALLDVFWTSVSGFVHALAMAGAHGIAPTELLPHANNIAAILPPIFGEIAERVEAGRHTDPSASVSSVAASVRHLIAASEAAGLDAGALEAFRGYVDAAVDAGHGADEISRIRPIGDTVPTP; this comes from the coding sequence ATGACCACTACCGTGAGCGTGCTCGGCCTCGGTCCGATGGGGCAGGCCCTGGCCGGGGCCCTGGTCGCGGCGAATATCCCTACCACCGTGTGGAATCGGACGCCTGCCAAAGCCGACACGCTGCTGGCCCGTGGCGCGCTGTGGGCCGACACGCCCGCGGCGGCAGTGGCGGCCGGCGACCTCATCCTGGTGAACGTCGTCGATCAGGCGGCCGCGGACGCGGTGCTGGAAGTCGCGGGAGACGCGGTCGCGGGCCGGGTGGTCGTCGGATTGTCCTCAGATGTCCCCGATTCGGCGCAGCGAACGGAGGAACTGGTGACCGCCCGGGGCGGACGGTATCTGGACGGCGCCATCATGACACCGACCGACACCATCGGAACGGCGAGCGCCAGCATCCTTTTCGCCGGACCGCGGGAGCTCTTCGACACCCACCGACCGGTGTTCGACGCGCTTGCGTCGGTCAGCTGGGTCGGCGAGGACATCGGCCGTGCCGCAGCCTTCGACATGGCGCTGCTGGATGTGTTCTGGACCTCGGTCAGCGGATTCGTGCATGCCCTGGCAATGGCCGGCGCACATGGCATCGCGCCCACCGAGCTGCTGCCGCACGCGAACAACATCGCCGCGATCCTGCCGCCGATCTTCGGCGAGATCGCCGAACGTGTCGAAGCCGGCCGGCACACCGATCCCAGTGCGTCGGTGTCCTCGGTGGCGGCCTCGGTCCGGCATCTGATCGCGGCGTCGGAGGCAGCGGGTCTGGATGCCGGTGCCCTGGAGGCCTTCCGGGGCTATGTGGACGCGGCCGTCGACGCCGGGCACGGGGCCGACGAGATCAGCCGGATCCGTCCGATCGGCGATACCGTGCCGACACCTTGA
- a CDS encoding NAD(P)-dependent oxidoreductase, translating into MTTTQPSVSFLGLGAMGSQLARTALGAGHPTLVWNRTAARVAPLVEEGVTALATPADALVAALIVVCLFDQASVHEVLDPVADRLAGRRLLNLTTTSPEGARELARWAAGHGAEYLDGGIMATPEMIATPQSAILYSGSAAVFEDHRTFLELWGSAEYFGDDAGMASLYDLALLSAMYVMFAGFVHGAAMVGAAGVPAKEFAARTAAWLPALMPAVAEYATVIDGGDYTVPGQQSLYFSDLTDIVNASRDQGISTEVVDMVQRLIHRQIDAGHGDEGFARIFESVRNGSAA; encoded by the coding sequence ATGACAACGACACAGCCATCGGTCAGTTTCCTCGGTCTCGGCGCCATGGGATCACAGCTGGCTCGCACCGCCCTCGGCGCGGGCCACCCCACCCTCGTCTGGAATCGCACCGCCGCACGGGTCGCCCCGCTCGTCGAGGAGGGAGTCACCGCCCTGGCCACACCGGCCGACGCGCTCGTCGCCGCCCTCATCGTGGTCTGCTTGTTCGATCAGGCTTCGGTGCATGAGGTCCTCGACCCAGTGGCCGACCGGCTGGCCGGGCGCCGCCTGCTGAACCTGACCACGACCTCACCGGAAGGCGCACGCGAGCTGGCCCGGTGGGCCGCCGGCCACGGGGCCGAGTACCTCGACGGCGGCATCATGGCGACACCGGAGATGATCGCGACGCCGCAGTCGGCGATCCTCTACAGCGGCTCGGCCGCGGTGTTCGAGGACCACCGCACGTTCCTCGAACTCTGGGGCAGCGCTGAGTACTTCGGCGACGATGCCGGCATGGCGTCGCTCTACGACCTGGCGCTGCTGTCGGCCATGTACGTGATGTTCGCGGGTTTCGTCCACGGCGCTGCCATGGTGGGGGCGGCAGGCGTGCCGGCGAAGGAGTTCGCCGCCCGCACCGCGGCGTGGCTGCCTGCCCTCATGCCCGCGGTCGCCGAGTACGCGACCGTCATCGACGGCGGGGACTACACGGTGCCCGGCCAGCAGAGTCTGTATTTCTCCGATCTCACCGACATCGTCAACGCCAGCCGGGACCAGGGGATCAGCACCGAGGTCGTCGACATGGTGCAGCGGTTGATCCACCGGCAGATCGACGCCGGCCACGGCGACGAGGGCTTCGCCCGCATCTTCGAGAGCGTCAGGAACGGGTCGGCGGCATGA
- a CDS encoding winged helix-turn-helix transcriptional regulator has product MAQLGKFTCGLDAAFAVVDGKWKPLILWELQEGPKRFNALHRSLPGVSQKMLTQHLKELQRHGVVHRESYHEVPPRVEYSMTPAGEELLDALEPLGNWATKHITLICEGEAS; this is encoded by the coding sequence ATGGCTCAACTCGGCAAGTTCACCTGCGGGCTGGATGCGGCGTTCGCCGTGGTGGACGGCAAGTGGAAACCGCTCATCCTCTGGGAGCTTCAAGAAGGACCGAAGCGGTTCAACGCACTGCATCGCAGCCTGCCCGGGGTGTCCCAGAAGATGCTGACCCAGCACCTCAAGGAACTCCAGCGCCACGGCGTGGTGCACCGGGAGAGCTACCACGAGGTGCCGCCGCGGGTCGAGTACTCCATGACCCCCGCCGGCGAGGAGCTGCTGGATGCCCTTGAACCACTGGGTAACTGGGCCACCAAGCACATCACACTGATCTGCGAGGGCGAGGCGAGCTAG
- a CDS encoding metallophosphoesterase family protein, which translates to MRLLLIADTHVPKRAKDLPAQVWDEVDQADVVVHAGDWIDPALLDALSSRAAHLIGCWGNNDGAELRRRLPERADVTLDGLRFTVVHETGAATGREARMARDYPGTDVLIFGHSHIPWDTTAKTGLRLLNPGSPTDRRRQPYCTYMTAQIDSGVLGEVTLHTVDRS; encoded by the coding sequence ATGCGGCTGCTGCTCATCGCCGATACCCATGTACCCAAGCGCGCCAAGGATCTCCCGGCGCAGGTGTGGGACGAGGTGGACCAAGCGGATGTCGTTGTCCACGCCGGTGATTGGATCGATCCCGCCCTGCTCGACGCGCTCAGCTCGCGGGCGGCGCATCTGATCGGCTGTTGGGGCAACAACGACGGTGCCGAGCTGCGGCGGCGATTGCCCGAGCGTGCCGACGTGACGTTGGACGGCCTGCGGTTCACCGTTGTCCACGAGACGGGTGCGGCCACCGGCAGGGAGGCCCGGATGGCCCGGGATTACCCCGGGACCGATGTCCTGATCTTCGGTCACAGTCACATCCCGTGGGACACCACCGCGAAAACCGGCCTGCGCCTGCTCAATCCGGGATCGCCGACCGACCGTCGCAGGCAGCCGTACTGCACGTACATGACCGCGCAGATCGACTCGGGAGTGCTCGGCGAGGTCACGCTGCACACGGTGGACCGATCCTGA
- a CDS encoding Fe-S protein has translation MDLLRNVVVYAHLIGFAVMVGAWIAEAAARRFLITPVMTYGMTLSLITGLALAAPWPAGIVLNYPKIGTKLIILIALGAVLGIGTARQRRAGGQPVMGLFIAAGVLPLLASAIAVLWN, from the coding sequence ATGGATCTACTACGCAACGTAGTTGTTTATGCGCATCTCATCGGCTTCGCGGTCATGGTCGGCGCCTGGATCGCCGAGGCAGCGGCCCGACGCTTCCTGATCACCCCGGTGATGACCTACGGCATGACGCTGTCGCTCATCACCGGTCTGGCCCTGGCCGCGCCGTGGCCGGCCGGCATCGTCCTGAACTACCCCAAGATCGGCACCAAGCTGATCATCCTGATCGCGCTCGGCGCGGTACTCGGCATCGGCACCGCACGCCAGCGGCGCGCGGGCGGCCAACCGGTCATGGGCCTGTTCATCGCCGCAGGCGTGCTGCCCCTGCTCGCGTCGGCAATCGCGGTGCTGTGGAACTGA
- the hisC gene encoding histidinol-phosphate transaminase, with translation MSIRLRPEMADLPAYAPGKTVPGAIKIASNETVFPPLPSVREAILKATENINRYPDNGYLDLREHLAKHVGFAPENIAVGCGSVSLCQQLIQITSAAGDEVVYGWRSFEIYPLQIRTAGATGVAVPLRDEIHDLDAMLAAITDRTRLIFVCNPNNPTSTVVEPEALARFVAAVPDDILIVLDEAYVEYIRDGLVPDSFGLVRAHRNVVVLRTFSKAYGLAGMRVGYAVADPEIITALGKVYVPFSATSVSQAAAIASLEAADELLARTDAVVAERIRVSAALREAGYEFPPSQANFVWLPLAERTLDFVARAADNRLIVRPYGEDGVRVTIGAPHENNAFLEFATRWIAGDAGTRTGETK, from the coding sequence GTGAGCATCCGTCTGCGCCCCGAAATGGCCGACCTTCCGGCGTACGCACCAGGCAAAACAGTCCCGGGCGCAATCAAGATCGCGAGCAACGAAACGGTGTTTCCGCCGCTTCCCAGCGTGCGCGAGGCGATCCTCAAAGCCACCGAGAATATCAACCGCTACCCCGACAACGGGTACCTTGACCTGCGCGAACACCTCGCCAAGCACGTCGGCTTCGCGCCGGAGAACATCGCCGTGGGCTGCGGATCGGTGAGCCTGTGCCAGCAGTTGATACAAATCACATCCGCCGCAGGCGACGAAGTCGTGTACGGATGGCGCAGTTTCGAGATCTATCCGCTGCAGATCCGCACCGCAGGCGCGACGGGTGTCGCAGTCCCGCTGCGTGACGAGATTCACGATCTCGACGCCATGCTCGCCGCGATCACCGACCGCACCCGGCTGATCTTCGTCTGCAACCCGAACAACCCGACTTCCACCGTGGTCGAGCCCGAGGCGCTGGCGCGGTTCGTGGCGGCGGTGCCCGACGACATCCTGATCGTGCTCGACGAGGCCTACGTGGAGTACATCCGCGACGGCTTGGTGCCCGACAGCTTCGGACTGGTCCGCGCGCACCGCAATGTGGTTGTTCTGCGCACCTTCTCGAAGGCCTACGGGTTGGCCGGAATGCGCGTCGGGTACGCCGTCGCCGATCCGGAGATCATCACCGCGCTGGGCAAGGTCTACGTGCCCTTCAGCGCGACGAGCGTGTCGCAGGCCGCCGCCATCGCCAGCCTGGAAGCCGCCGACGAACTGCTGGCCCGCACCGACGCCGTCGTCGCCGAACGCATCCGGGTCAGCGCGGCCCTGCGCGAAGCCGGATACGAATTCCCGCCGTCGCAGGCGAACTTCGTCTGGCTGCCGTTGGCCGAACGCACGCTGGACTTCGTGGCGAGGGCCGCCGACAACCGGCTCATCGTGCGCCCGTACGGTGAGGACGGCGTGCGGGTCACCATCGGGGCCCCGCACGAGAACAATGCCTTCCTGGAATTCGCCACCCGCTGGATCGCGGGTGACGCCGGGACCCGGACAGGAGAGACGAAGTGA
- a CDS encoding DUF4334 domain-containing protein: MNGARGTFDGFVSREGQIPDAELDAFWALLRPASIDFMLGEWKGGEFQTGHKANGFMNKLNWFGKTFRSAAEAQPLVCLDAQGNKFSNTEAMNGEASLWLEEFRGEVTATMVYDGRPVHDHFKVVDDNTVVGIMNGKGAVVDGRYLYFYLQRV, from the coding sequence GTGAACGGTGCACGTGGCACGTTCGACGGATTCGTCAGCCGCGAGGGGCAGATCCCCGACGCCGAACTCGACGCCTTCTGGGCGCTGCTGCGGCCCGCGAGCATCGACTTCATGCTCGGCGAGTGGAAGGGCGGCGAATTCCAGACCGGCCACAAGGCCAACGGGTTCATGAACAAGCTCAACTGGTTCGGCAAGACCTTCCGCTCGGCCGCCGAGGCCCAGCCGCTGGTGTGCCTGGACGCCCAGGGCAACAAGTTCTCCAACACCGAGGCCATGAACGGCGAGGCCAGCCTGTGGCTGGAGGAGTTCCGCGGCGAGGTGACCGCGACCATGGTCTACGACGGCCGCCCCGTGCACGATCACTTCAAGGTGGTCGACGACAACACCGTGGTGGGCATCATGAACGGCAAGGGCGCCGTGGTCGACGGCCGCTACCTGTACTTCTACCTGCAGCGCGTCTAA
- a CDS encoding TIGR03086 family metal-binding protein, producing the protein MDELDSAEATLDVLQRVLHGVTAEDLSRPTPCREFDVAGLTDHLLNSITVIGSAAGAQIPEREPDGSVEDQVIGAARPAVAAWRRRGVDGTVPFGAGEMPAPIPAQILSLEFLVHAWDYAEATGQTVEVSDDAPEQILEWSRAVLTPEGRVRAGFDDPVTVADDAPALDRLLAFTGRRPLG; encoded by the coding sequence ATGGATGAACTCGATAGCGCCGAGGCCACGCTCGACGTGCTGCAACGCGTGCTGCACGGCGTCACCGCGGAGGATCTGTCCCGTCCAACACCTTGTCGCGAGTTCGACGTGGCGGGGTTGACGGACCACCTGCTGAACTCGATCACCGTGATCGGCTCGGCGGCCGGTGCGCAGATTCCCGAACGCGAACCCGACGGTTCGGTGGAGGATCAGGTGATCGGCGCGGCGCGGCCCGCCGTGGCGGCATGGCGACGACGCGGGGTCGACGGCACGGTGCCGTTCGGGGCAGGCGAGATGCCCGCGCCCATACCGGCTCAGATCCTGTCGCTGGAATTCCTGGTGCACGCCTGGGATTACGCCGAGGCGACGGGCCAGACGGTGGAGGTGTCGGACGACGCTCCCGAACAGATCCTGGAATGGTCCCGCGCCGTCCTCACACCTGAGGGACGGGTGCGGGCCGGTTTCGACGATCCGGTCACGGTTGCCGACGACGCGCCGGCACTCGACCGGCTGCTGGCCTTCACCGGCCGCCGGCCGCTCGGTTAG
- a CDS encoding crotonase/enoyl-CoA hydratase family protein: protein MSDTYESVSVEIKDHVAQVTLLGPGKGNAMGPAFWAEMPDVFGSLDADPDVRAIVLTGSGKNFSYGLDLPAMGATMPGLDAGAKARADFHTTLRKMQGAITAVADCRTPTIASIHGWCIGGGVDLISAVDIRYASTDAKFSVRETKLAIVADVGSLARLPLILSDGHLRELVLTGKDIDAARAEKIGLVNDVYADADASLAAAHATAAEIAANPPLTVAGVKDVLDQQRTARVAESLRYVAAWNSAFLPSKDLAEAVTAMFQKRPPQFTGE from the coding sequence ATGTCTGACACGTACGAGTCCGTTTCCGTCGAGATCAAGGACCACGTCGCCCAGGTGACGCTGCTGGGTCCCGGCAAGGGCAACGCGATGGGTCCGGCGTTCTGGGCCGAGATGCCCGACGTGTTCGGCTCGCTCGATGCCGACCCGGACGTCCGCGCGATCGTGCTGACCGGATCGGGCAAGAACTTCAGTTACGGCCTCGACCTGCCGGCGATGGGTGCGACGATGCCCGGCCTGGATGCCGGCGCGAAAGCTCGCGCCGACTTCCACACCACGCTGCGCAAGATGCAGGGCGCCATCACGGCCGTCGCCGACTGCCGCACCCCGACCATCGCCTCGATCCACGGCTGGTGCATCGGCGGCGGCGTCGACCTGATCAGTGCGGTCGACATCCGCTACGCCAGCACCGACGCCAAGTTCTCGGTGCGCGAGACCAAGCTGGCCATCGTCGCCGACGTAGGCAGCCTGGCCCGGCTGCCACTGATCCTGTCCGACGGACATCTGCGCGAGCTGGTGTTGACGGGCAAGGACATTGATGCCGCGCGCGCCGAGAAGATCGGTCTGGTCAACGACGTGTACGCCGATGCCGACGCCTCACTGGCGGCCGCGCACGCCACGGCCGCTGAGATCGCCGCCAACCCGCCGCTGACCGTCGCCGGGGTGAAGGACGTCCTCGACCAACAGCGCACCGCCAGGGTGGCCGAGAGCCTGCGCTACGTCGCCGCCTGGAACTCCGCCTTCCTGCCGTCGAAAGATCTGGCCGAGGCCGTCACCGCGATGTTCCAGAAGCGCCCGCCGCAGTTCACCGGGGAATAG
- a CDS encoding NAD-dependent epimerase/dehydratase family protein, which produces MRVLVAGATSVPGIPLLRELNARGHEVIGVTRSSGKTAQISAAGAKPVVADVLDAGQIDSAMAEFAPEAVVSLLTTLPKLGPKRMKDFEPARELWSRGAGNLVAAAQRAGVRRVVAESVIFAYGYGSTGPRLIDESDPYPGPPPRGGEPMLAALRGMERDVLSSGEHRGTEGIVLRYGVFYGGGVTHDDLFRRLAKWWAMPALTGTGILSWVHIDDVARATADALEKGRGGQIYNIVDDRPQSFGDYVRELNANLNRPRPWPISHRLVGLVAPYPATAFGTAWLPLSNAKAKAELGWTPIPR; this is translated from the coding sequence ATGCGTGTCCTGGTGGCCGGTGCGACGAGTGTCCCGGGAATCCCGTTGCTGCGTGAGCTCAATGCGCGCGGCCACGAGGTCATCGGGGTGACCCGTTCCTCGGGCAAGACGGCCCAGATCTCTGCCGCCGGCGCCAAGCCGGTGGTGGCCGACGTGCTCGACGCGGGCCAGATCGACTCTGCGATGGCTGAATTCGCGCCTGAGGCGGTGGTGAGCCTGCTGACCACGTTGCCCAAGCTGGGGCCCAAGCGGATGAAGGATTTCGAGCCGGCCAGAGAACTGTGGAGCCGGGGTGCGGGCAACCTGGTGGCCGCCGCCCAACGGGCCGGGGTGCGCCGCGTCGTCGCCGAGTCGGTGATCTTCGCCTACGGTTACGGCTCGACCGGCCCCCGACTGATCGACGAGTCCGACCCGTACCCCGGGCCACCGCCCCGTGGCGGCGAACCGATGCTGGCCGCGCTGCGGGGGATGGAACGTGATGTGCTGAGCTCCGGTGAGCACCGCGGCACCGAGGGAATCGTGTTGCGGTACGGCGTCTTCTACGGCGGCGGCGTCACCCACGACGACTTGTTCCGCAGGCTGGCCAAGTGGTGGGCAATGCCGGCGTTGACCGGGACGGGCATCCTGTCGTGGGTACACATCGACGATGTCGCCCGGGCCACGGCCGACGCGCTGGAGAAGGGGCGCGGCGGGCAGATCTACAACATCGTCGACGATCGTCCGCAGTCTTTCGGCGACTACGTCCGGGAACTGAACGCGAACCTGAACCGGCCGCGCCCCTGGCCGATTTCGCATCGGCTGGTCGGATTGGTCGCGCCGTATCCGGCCACCGCGTTCGGCACGGCCTGGCTTCCGCTGTCGAACGCGAAGGCCAAGGCCGAGCTCGGCTGGACGCCTATTCCCCGGTGA